In one Leptospira fletcheri genomic region, the following are encoded:
- a CDS encoding ATP-binding protein, whose amino-acid sequence MDPENEKVYVFTNDLDELSRIRGEVRAFLGEGCSDLIKGRIVFCLDEAVTNVIEHGFSEGQISSIELKMRKNKGSWKFSLTDEGIPFDPTEAKNETWKELYESGADGGFGLRSIKKVMLLRYRRLNNPPRNRLILIHSRKKNDKE is encoded by the coding sequence ATGGATCCGGAAAACGAAAAAGTCTATGTTTTTACCAACGACTTGGACGAGTTGTCCAGGATCCGGGGCGAAGTGCGCGCTTTTCTCGGGGAAGGTTGTTCCGATCTGATCAAAGGACGAATCGTTTTTTGTCTGGATGAAGCGGTGACGAATGTGATCGAACACGGTTTTTCCGAAGGGCAAATCTCCAGCATAGAGTTGAAAATGCGGAAGAACAAAGGTAGTTGGAAATTTTCACTTACGGACGAAGGGATTCCCTTCGATCCGACCGAAGCGAAGAACGAAACTTGGAAGGAACTTTACGAAAGCGGTGCGGACGGCGGGTTCGGACTGAGATCCATTAAAAAAGTGATGTTGTTACGATATAGAAGATTGAACAACCCGCCGCGGAACCGACTTATACTGATTCACTCGAGAAAAAAGAATGATAAAGAATAA
- a CDS encoding MgtC/SapB family protein yields the protein MQDILNLLDSKQIDMFTVTIRILLITFCAGLIGWNREKKNHGAGFRTHILIGLGSTILMLLSIYVPDFYSGALAPGDPTRIAAQVVSGVGFLCAGAIIKSGMNIKGLNTAASIWVVSSIGLLVGAGMYFASFLTSIFTLIILIVFDMVESKYFGKYEYKVLILDLKQKKFHRKGFRELLAKNDLKLVSESFMQDFQNKNAQIKLTIAVPHGFDVLNIVDDVKDLADILKISIESD from the coding sequence ATGCAAGATATATTAAATCTGCTAGATTCGAAACAGATAGATATGTTCACCGTCACCATAAGGATCCTTTTGATCACCTTTTGCGCGGGCTTGATCGGATGGAACCGGGAGAAAAAGAATCACGGAGCCGGATTTAGGACTCATATACTGATCGGACTAGGCTCTACCATTCTCATGTTATTATCCATTTATGTTCCGGATTTTTATTCCGGCGCGCTTGCTCCGGGTGACCCCACCCGAATCGCCGCGCAAGTGGTTTCCGGTGTGGGCTTTCTGTGTGCGGGCGCCATCATCAAATCCGGAATGAATATCAAGGGGCTGAATACCGCAGCTTCCATTTGGGTGGTGTCCTCGATCGGTCTCTTAGTGGGAGCAGGAATGTATTTTGCCTCCTTTTTGACTTCGATTTTCACCCTGATCATTCTGATCGTTTTCGATATGGTGGAATCCAAGTATTTCGGAAAATACGAATATAAAGTACTTATATTGGACTTAAAGCAGAAGAAATTCCATCGGAAAGGGTTTCGCGAACTCTTGGCCAAAAACGATCTGAAACTGGTATCGGAATCCTTTATGCAGGACTTTCAAAACAAAAACGCTCAAATCAAATTGACGATAGCCGTTCCCCACGGGTTCGACGTTTTGAACATCGTGGACGACGTTAAGGACTTGGCGGACATCCTCAAGATCAGCATCGAATCCGATTAA
- a CDS encoding STAS domain-containing protein, which translates to MANLTFDEKADGSRLILKVAGEIDAKTAPELKLKLESAVGNGMKTIVFDCSALTYIASAGIGVLNSIQKFLKEKSGEIVFCSLRKEVKDTMELMYFTKKVRIFPNLEEALSIV; encoded by the coding sequence ATGGCGAATTTGACTTTCGACGAAAAGGCGGACGGCAGCCGACTGATCCTTAAAGTGGCGGGAGAAATCGACGCTAAAACCGCGCCGGAATTGAAATTAAAATTGGAATCTGCCGTGGGCAATGGAATGAAAACGATCGTATTCGATTGTAGCGCGCTGACTTATATCGCCTCCGCAGGGATCGGAGTCCTGAATTCGATTCAAAAATTCTTAAAGGAAAAATCCGGAGAAATCGTGTTTTGCAGTCTTCGTAAAGAAGTAAAGGATACGATGGAACTCATGTACTTCACCAAGAAAGTCCGTATATTTCCGAATTTGGAAGAAGCTCTCTCGATCGTATAA
- a CDS encoding SpoIIE family protein phosphatase, whose amino-acid sequence MIKNKFLRMVLPGIRAKLSFFTAALVVSILAFTSAVHYSQQKKALEEKINSELKAPLDYVNTVVLDLENLSRSMILIEEFKIRVKEKKKELSKFKRTVVQKESGFFGALKSFGQSIGLNVRRGNVYRSVDTYFTRYLSEKEIQEFETKVRNELRKENGAPIEAPVYEKIRTIAEKTAIAKLTGENARSRIEEIEEELKITESELSKSDSDPRKKKSLLDTKTKLEKEKKASEKSISESEKRSVSEETNLAKALQSFFRGSYKDGISSLGLLPDKIRILAYDRSGKQTLDTGLLFLQSAGTAKKLLNQKEFEQSKDSLFQGSDVLEVIREKSEPESFEVGGRQYEVVYRPVFRNPGTAERSRILAEEVSKNGSGWRKYLEEDRKLSKEFEELTQKLKIRISELRKEGKSKPAADPTFRNLSFQYRKLLKKRDSRLNELHPYASVFEKARTKWTEEKKSLEEKSASLSKEVLEWEKMLKFPPKQGETRKSPEDIREKLRELEAQIEEIRDSLVRLETLKEDWSSFEERKAEDSVYGLREAALEDFAFLPFKAGSSSIRRYYKDSEERKHVREKWKLLREWILSGNSETELPNLPKNKTFLTEAGILIRSRSEAEEVMWELDSTPLVSVQEKEAKGLVYDLLRKDLLGYNLIIIDRTEGARQIRDNREELIRYTGVIGGVAILLAYGLAWFVVRRIRTISVKAEEIGGGNLKVEFPSAGYDEIGILSESLNEMVHGLREREEMRGELLAGEEIQKRLLPEKLPTSLNDYVEFGAFYKAMAGVGGDYYDFIELGQNKIAFCIGDVSNHGVGPAIVMALFRAQIRAILRRGERDLKKILLEMNSQLYEDTPDHMFVTFFLGFFDANTSKVEYISAGHVKPLFYDSSEKKLHELPAGGLPIGMDENSFFETTIERRVLALDSGDIFFEYTDGLDEARNPDGNMYGRERLARLLFANGEKRPENLIQTIVADLETHTAQELGKPGISRLSDDIAMIAIRKR is encoded by the coding sequence ATGATAAAGAATAAATTCTTACGAATGGTGCTTCCGGGGATCCGGGCCAAGCTCTCGTTTTTTACGGCCGCCCTGGTGGTTTCTATACTTGCCTTTACCTCCGCTGTTCACTATTCGCAGCAAAAAAAGGCTTTGGAAGAAAAGATCAACTCCGAGTTGAAGGCGCCTTTGGACTACGTGAACACCGTGGTTCTGGATCTGGAAAACTTAAGCAGAAGTATGATTCTGATTGAGGAATTCAAGATCAGGGTAAAAGAAAAGAAAAAGGAACTCAGCAAATTCAAGAGGACGGTGGTTCAAAAAGAATCCGGTTTTTTCGGAGCCTTAAAATCCTTCGGTCAATCCATTGGATTGAACGTAAGGAGAGGAAACGTATATAGGAGCGTGGATACTTATTTTACGCGCTATCTTTCCGAAAAAGAGATTCAGGAGTTCGAGACGAAGGTTCGAAACGAGCTTAGAAAGGAAAACGGAGCTCCAATCGAAGCTCCTGTCTACGAAAAGATCCGCACGATTGCGGAAAAAACGGCGATCGCAAAGCTGACCGGCGAAAATGCACGGTCCCGCATCGAAGAGATAGAAGAAGAATTAAAAATTACGGAATCCGAGTTGTCCAAATCCGATTCCGATCCGCGCAAAAAGAAATCGTTGCTCGATACGAAAACCAAGCTTGAAAAGGAAAAAAAGGCCTCGGAGAAATCCATTTCGGAAAGTGAAAAGAGATCCGTATCGGAGGAAACGAATCTAGCCAAAGCGTTGCAAAGTTTCTTTAGAGGATCCTATAAGGACGGGATTTCTTCTTTGGGCCTTTTACCCGACAAGATTCGGATTCTTGCATATGATAGATCCGGAAAACAGACCCTCGATACGGGTCTTCTCTTTCTGCAGTCCGCCGGTACGGCAAAGAAATTGCTCAACCAGAAGGAATTTGAACAGAGCAAGGATTCATTGTTTCAAGGTTCCGACGTCTTGGAGGTGATTCGAGAAAAGTCCGAACCCGAAAGTTTCGAAGTTGGAGGAAGACAATACGAAGTGGTCTATCGTCCCGTTTTCCGAAATCCGGGCACCGCGGAGCGTTCCAGAATATTGGCGGAGGAAGTCTCTAAAAACGGCAGCGGTTGGAGAAAGTACTTAGAGGAAGATCGAAAGCTCTCCAAGGAATTCGAGGAGCTCACGCAAAAGCTCAAGATTCGAATATCCGAATTGAGAAAGGAGGGAAAGTCCAAACCTGCAGCCGATCCGACATTCCGGAATCTTTCTTTCCAGTATCGAAAACTTCTAAAGAAAAGGGATTCTAGATTAAACGAACTCCATCCGTATGCGTCCGTTTTCGAGAAAGCACGAACAAAATGGACGGAAGAGAAAAAGTCCTTGGAGGAAAAATCCGCCTCTCTTTCCAAAGAGGTTTTGGAATGGGAAAAGATGCTGAAATTCCCTCCGAAGCAAGGGGAAACGCGAAAATCTCCGGAGGATATTCGGGAGAAATTGAGAGAACTAGAAGCCCAGATCGAAGAGATACGGGATTCTCTCGTCCGCCTCGAAACCCTTAAGGAGGATTGGAGTTCTTTCGAAGAACGCAAAGCTGAGGATTCCGTTTACGGTTTAAGAGAGGCGGCGCTGGAAGATTTCGCCTTTTTGCCGTTTAAGGCAGGTTCCTCCTCGATTCGTAGGTATTATAAGGATTCCGAAGAAAGGAAGCATGTTCGGGAAAAATGGAAATTATTGAGAGAGTGGATATTGTCCGGAAATTCGGAAACGGAACTTCCGAACCTTCCTAAAAATAAGACGTTCTTGACGGAAGCCGGTATTCTGATTCGGAGTAGGAGCGAGGCCGAGGAAGTCATGTGGGAATTGGATTCCACTCCATTAGTCTCCGTTCAGGAAAAAGAGGCTAAAGGCCTAGTCTACGACCTTCTTCGCAAAGACTTGCTAGGATATAACTTAATTATAATAGATAGGACCGAAGGAGCGAGACAGATTCGAGATAATCGGGAGGAGCTGATCCGTTATACGGGTGTGATCGGCGGAGTCGCGATTCTCTTGGCTTACGGACTGGCCTGGTTCGTAGTGAGAAGGATCCGGACGATCAGCGTTAAGGCGGAGGAAATCGGCGGAGGGAATTTAAAAGTGGAATTTCCGTCTGCCGGTTACGATGAGATCGGAATATTAAGCGAATCGTTAAACGAAATGGTCCACGGGTTAAGGGAAAGGGAAGAGATGAGAGGGGAGCTTCTCGCCGGTGAGGAGATACAAAAAAGGCTTCTTCCCGAAAAACTGCCGACTAGCCTCAATGACTATGTGGAATTCGGGGCTTTTTATAAAGCCATGGCGGGGGTGGGCGGAGACTATTACGATTTTATAGAATTAGGTCAGAACAAGATAGCGTTTTGCATCGGGGACGTTTCCAATCACGGAGTCGGTCCAGCGATCGTCATGGCCCTTTTTAGGGCCCAGATCCGCGCTATTCTTAGAAGGGGGGAACGCGATCTGAAGAAGATCCTTTTGGAAATGAATTCCCAACTATACGAGGATACTCCTGATCACATGTTCGTGACCTTCTTTTTGGGATTTTTCGATGCGAACACTTCCAAGGTCGAATACATCTCCGCAGGTCACGTAAAACCCCTATTCTACGATTCTTCGGAAAAGAAATTGCACGAACTTCCTGCCGGCGGTCTTCCCATCGGTATGGACGAGAATTCCTTTTTCGAGACCACGATCGAAAGAAGAGTTCTGGCTCTGGATTCCGGAGACATCTTCTTCGAATATACGGACGGATTAGACGAAGCTCGCAACCCGGACGGAAACATGTACGGACGAGAAAGATTAGCCCGGCTGCTTTTTGCAAACGGGGAAAAACGTCCGGAAAACCTGATCCAAACGATCGTTGCCGATTTGGAAACGCACACTGCCCAAGAGCTGGGAAAGCCCGGCATCTCTAGGCTTTCCGACGATATAGCGATGATCGCCATCCGGAAACGCTAG
- a CDS encoding inositol monophosphatase family protein: MIPIRSEILSAFEVAARNAGAEILKAFRRSSEFRLKDPMQVLTDADLASHEILAGFFTRAFSDIPLVLEEQENSEPLPKTYFVCDELDGSALFTRGISDFSVILGYVENGRPYAGCIYFPNSDSFVFAERGKGAYLDGRRIEFSGSFPLAKSVLSLEINNTLSEEDFSWIFKVVKSAMTSRSLGATGAGFRELLSGGTDLFLNLNGAKVWDFAAGAVAIEEAGGTLLDKNGQSLAWDKIRMSAVIGKDKSLIGEAFGLKPR; this comes from the coding sequence ATGATTCCCATTCGATCGGAAATTCTGTCCGCTTTCGAGGTTGCAGCCCGAAACGCGGGTGCCGAGATATTAAAGGCTTTTCGGAGAAGTTCCGAATTCCGTCTTAAGGATCCGATGCAGGTTTTGACGGATGCGGACCTTGCTTCTCATGAGATCTTGGCCGGTTTTTTTACCCGCGCTTTTTCGGACATTCCTCTCGTTTTAGAAGAGCAGGAAAACTCGGAACCGTTACCTAAGACGTATTTTGTCTGCGACGAACTGGACGGGAGCGCATTGTTTACCCGAGGCATTTCCGATTTTAGCGTAATTTTAGGTTACGTAGAAAACGGTAGGCCTTATGCAGGATGTATTTATTTCCCGAACAGCGACTCTTTCGTTTTTGCGGAGAGGGGGAAGGGAGCCTATCTGGACGGTCGGCGGATCGAATTCTCCGGTTCTTTTCCCTTGGCCAAAAGTGTTCTTTCATTAGAAATAAATAATACTTTATCCGAAGAGGACTTTTCCTGGATATTCAAGGTCGTAAAGAGTGCAATGACCTCCAGATCCTTAGGAGCTACGGGAGCCGGTTTTCGGGAGCTTTTGTCCGGGGGAACGGATTTATTTCTGAATTTGAACGGAGCGAAAGTCTGGGATTTTGCCGCCGGCGCTGTAGCGATCGAAGAGGCGGGTGGGACACTACTAGATAAAAACGGACAGTCCTTGGCTTGGGATAAGATCAGAATGTCCGCCGTGATCGGAAAGGATAAAAGCCTGATTGGAGAAGCCTTTGGATTAAAGCCGCGGTGA